GTGTCGAGGTCCACAACAACTCTGACAATAATATATTCACCAACATCGATTTGTATGACAATGATAAGGACGGCATTGTGTTGCATGCGTTCTCGAATACAAATTATTTTGAAAACGCCACATCGTATAACAACACCGGGAACGGTATCGAGATTCATGATTTTACAGACGATAACACAATCAAAAACTTCATGTCGTATAACAACACCGAAGACGATTTCTTTTTATGGAACACATCGTTAAACAACACCATATTAGATTCAACGTACAGTAACCGGACCATATCGCTAAACGATTCCACCAGTGAGATAATCCTAAAAACCACGACCAACAAGATTGCCTATTACAGCGACACGACCGTCAGTCAAACTATATCGCCAACCAACGTCACAACAACCATCGCTCCAACGGTCGATGATTATGTGACCACGGTGGACACGAAAGACGATTTCACCGTGGCAACCGACAGCGGCACGTTAAACCTTCGCCTGGCGTCTTATGTTGCTGGCGGACGAGCAAATTTCAATGTGTCGTCGGCAATTCCTACACTGGTCTCAACATTCATACTCGGTGGATACCACATCGGTCAACCCGTCGAATTTAAGCGCGATGATGTCACCGTTGCCTGCATCCGTGCCAATATTTCGGGCGTCGTTACATACATCTACACCGGTGGATTCAGC
This DNA window, taken from Candidatus Zixiibacteriota bacterium, encodes the following:
- a CDS encoding right-handed parallel beta-helix repeat-containing protein, producing LNYYLTSTQLENITAYNNTGDGVKIYDYAEKNDFDNITSYENDGDGVEVHNNSDNNIFTNIDLYDNDKDGIVLHAFSNTNYFENATSYNNTGNGIEIHDFTDDNTIKNFMSYNNTEDDFFLWNTSLNNTILDSTYSNRTISLNDSTSEIILKTTTNKIAYYSDTTVSQTISPTNVTTTIAPTVDDYVTTVDTKDDFTVATDSGTLNLRLASYVAGGRANFNVSSAIPTLVSTFILGGYHIGQPVEFKRDDVTVACIRANISGVVTYIYTGGFSEHEFEVDAVDPYVYLNDTTNFSITRDSYDAAAYTAQVTITHIGTENNTCAVSIEMPLIGDSAYTKLGYNITNITAGFTVTDHSGWAAMNFTITENTTIRIMPSEAAKPSNLPLVVGGGIGVVTVIVFLYRRRRR